The Andrena cerasifolii isolate SP2316 chromosome 14, iyAndCera1_principal, whole genome shotgun sequence genome contains a region encoding:
- the LOC143376367 gene encoding tRNA N(3)-cytidine methyltransferase METTL6 produces MDSSSEFVGHVAKRLTQEEMERMQAQNSRLVSEFQANQLEREAKKHWDLFYKRNDTRFFKDRHWTTREFSELLGLGMERGENVLLEVGCGVGNFLYPLIEDGLKFGKIFACDLSPRAVKLMMNHALYDPEKMKIFQTDITAEDCFADVECSVTVATLIFVLSAIHPEKFRKVVENLYNVLDNGGVVLLRDYGLYDMAQLRFKPGHKIAENFYMRQDGTRSYYFSVEEVSNLFESVGFKTLTCGYVQRRTVNLKENIDVPRIFVQGKFEKPA; encoded by the exons ATGGATAGTAGTAGCGAGTTCGTCGGCCACGTGGCGAAGCGTCTCACTCAAGAGGAAATGGAGAGGATGCAGGCGCAGAATTCGCGTTTGGTCTCGGAATTTCAAGCAAATCAGCTCGAGAGGGAAGCTAAGAAACACTGGGATCTATTTTACAAGCGAAACGACACGAGATTTTTCAAAGATAGACACTGGACGACCAGAGAATTCAGCGAACTGTTGGGCTTGGGTATGGAGCGAGGTGAAAACGTGCTCCTCGAGGTCGGCTGCGGCGTTGGAAATTTTCTGTATCCGCTGATCGAGGATGGATTGAAATTTGGGAAAATCTTTGCCTGCGATCTCTCCCCAAGAGCAGTGAAATTAATGATG AACCATGCGTTGTACGACCCAGAAAAGATGAAAATTTTCCAGACCGATATCACGGCGGAAGATTGCTTCGCGGATGTGGAATGCTCGGTAACTGTGGCCACGTTGATATTTGTTTTGTCGGCCATTCATCCAGAGAAATTTCGGAA AGTGGTGGAGAATCTCTATAATGTGCTTGATAATGGAGGAGTGGTGCTTCTGAGGGATTATGGCCTCTATGATATGGCTCAATTGCGGTTCAAACCTGGGCACAAGATCGCCGAAAATTTTTACATGAGACAAGATGGAACCAG gAGCTATTATTTCTCTGTGGAAGAGGTATCAAACCTATTTGAATCTGTTGGCTTCAAGACTTTAACGTGCGGTTACGTGCAGAGGCGCACTGTAAACTTAAAGGAGAATATTGATGTGCCGAGGATATTCGTTCAAGGAAAATTCGAGAAGCCTGCGTAG
- the LOC143376297 gene encoding uncharacterized protein LOC143376297 has protein sequence MKCFVAIVLLAMFAFAYAAENLPETEQLGVLSSVPDAPRDKRGVLLSYSAPLSYPYSSPIAYTSSFSLPYAYRSYPYSYYNSYY, from the exons ATGAAGTGCTTCGTC GCAATCGTCCTTTTGGCTATGTTCGCCTTCGCTTACGCTGCCGAGAATCTACCCGAAACCGAGCAGTTAGGAGTGTTGTCATCGGTTCCCGATGCACCAAGAGACAAGAGAGGCGTTCTTCTCAGCTACAGTGCACCACTTTCCTATCCGTACTCATCACCGATCGCATACACCAGCAGCTTCAGTCTGCCCTACGCCTACCGTTCCTACCCGTACAGCTACTACAACTCTTACTACTGA
- the LOC143376349 gene encoding uncharacterized protein LOC143376349 has product MKLHLVTFLLIAGLFSVQVRAEEEAAEKPEITKLELVDLGEGESDADAKDWEVQRKRNSGYSFKRPGGFAQAPRARFQAGPSGHRGRIVNRHPAQINRPITKYGPPGYQNSPPTRPASHSQQHRDKLQFHGHFGQQRPSNFDGRPSGLLEQEVPSPIRQVGFIEPNPISSQNNEPFASHGANYLPPQNQKLPGYTAPQTFSAPHVSHDLQDNNQGQSANFQSQNIVQPQGHISDAALFLEQNAQAIQQLYGAPATDQDFAPNDGQFLAQNDQVQQFDGQFENFESSSRSPQAFAGALPSYASGTLGNQETLEQIQSLEKDRLIAQLQRALATQAQAQNADAAGRYAQNQPSFVQSQDLLASIGQQMKIHGLNTQPSTLHFGPGGTAFNQSPFLPGTTISPGFPLSYGPLTTAQPTTIAFRPSTTTTQPTTITFRPSTTTTQPTTITFRPSTTQPATTTTQPSTTTTTTVQPSQDAKGDGTLHAGSIVPTRPTSPPALGVPVYGGFVPTLITGTSFLSNVPSYGPTFLAPGTVASVQPSGSSPTHFGLPIPTDHTLKPTLGSAPSSTPSSAPTTPSASRPSSPSSPPFSAVPLHPVSTPLHPVVTPLHPVSPLQPALPPAHVHPVQTPPTGHPAYGLQPSVINSFLYKPVKPVYPLYYYPNVAYQLQKPASLPAYPWNYAPTYPPIYAQTKPAQIWK; this is encoded by the exons ATGAAGCTCCACTTG GTAACGTTTCTGTTAATTGCGGGCTTATTCTCCGTCCAAGTGAGGGCTGAAGAAGAAGCTGCGGAGAAGCCCGAGATTACGAAGTTGGAGCTGGTGGATCTAGGCGAAGGAGAAAGCGACGCGGATGCCAAGGACTGGGAAGTTCAAAGAAAGAGAAATTCGGGGTATTCGTTTAAGAGACCAGGTGGTTTTGCACAGGCCCCGAGAGCCCGTTTCCAAGCTGGACCGTCCGGCCATAGAGGACGAATCGTGAACAGGCATCCTGCTCAAATAAACAGACCTATTACCAAATACGGACCGCCTGGTTATCAGAATTCTCCGCCAACGAGACCTGCTTCTCACAGTCAACAGCATCGGGATAAATTACAATTCCACGGTCATTTCGGTCAACAGCGGCCGAGCAACTTTGATGGCCGGCCGAGTGGTCTGTTGGAGCAGGAAGTTCCGAGTCCAATTAGACAGGTCGGCTTCATCGAGCCGAATCCAATATCCAGCCAGAACAACGAACCCTTCGCGTCCCACGGGGCGAACTACTTGCCACCGCAGAACCAGAAGCTCCCCGGTTACACCGCTCCGCAGACATTTTCCGCGCCACACGTGTCGCACGATCTTCAAGATAATAATCAAGGACAGTCAGCCAATTTCCAAAGTCAGAACATCGTGCAGCCCCAAGGACATATATCTGACGCAGCTCTGTTCCTCGAGCAGAACGCCCAGGCGATACAGCAGTTGTATGGCGCCCCAGCGACAGATCAAGACTTTGCACCGAACGACGGCCAGTTCTTAGCGCAGAATGATCAAGTTCAACAGTTCGATGGGCAGTTCGAGAACTTCGAGAGCAGCTCCCGGAGTCCTCAGGCTTTCGCAGGTGCCCTACCTTCGTACGCGTCTGGAACGTTGGGCAACCAAGAGACCCTGGAGCAGATTCAGTCCCTCGAAAAGGATAGATTGATTGCCCAGCTGCAACGAGCACTCGCCACCCAGGCGCAGGCCCAAAACGCAGACGCAGCAGGAAGGTACGCTCAAAATCAGCCGAGCTTCGTTCAGAGTCAAGATCTTCTGGCTTCCATCGGACAGCAAATGAAGATTCACGGTTTAAATACACAACCGAGTACTCTACACTTCGGCCCCGGAGGCACAGCTTTCAATCAATCACCTTTTTTGCCAGGAACCACGATCAGTCCGGGGTTTCCGCTTAGCTACGGGCCCTTGACCACTGCTCAGCCTACGACCATCGCTTTTCGGCCCTCAACGACCACTACTCAGCCTACGACCATCACTTTTCGGCCCTCAACGACCACTACTCAGCCTACGACCATCACTTTTCGGCCTTCAACCACCCAGCCTGCAACCACTACTACTCAGCCTTCAACCACTACCACCACGACTGTGCAACCCTCTCAGGATGCCAAAGGCGATGGAACCTTGCACGCCGGTTCCATCGTGCCTACGCGCCCCACGTCGCCACCCGCTCTAGGAGTTCCCGTTTACGGTGGTTTCGTACCAACCCTTATCACCGGCACGAGTTTCCTGTCGAACGTTCCTTCCTACGGTCCCACTTTCCTCGCACCCGGGACCGTAGCATCCGTCCAACCATCAGGCTCCTCGCCCACGCATTTTGGTCTACCCATCCCCACAGATCACACTCTGAAACCGACGTTAGGAAGCGCACCCTCATCCACGCCATCTTCTGCCCCGACCACTCCTTCGGCGAGCCGACCGAGCAGTCCTTCATCCCCGCCGTTTAGTGCAGTGCCTCTTCACCCTGTCTCAACTCCCTTGCATCCGGTCGTGACGCCTCTTCATCCAGTGTCACCTTTGCAGCCTGCGCTACCCCCGGCGCACGTGCATCCCGTCCAGACTCCACCAACCGGGCATCCGGCCTACGGATTGCAACCGTCTGTGATCAATTCGTTCCTGTACAAGCCCGTCAAACCCGTCTACCCTCTCTACTATTACCCAAACGTCGCCTATCAGCTGCAGAAGCCCGCTTCGTTACCCGCTTACCCGTGGAACTACGCGCCGACCTACCCGCCGATCTACGCTCAAACGAAACCCGCCCAAATATGGAAATGA